The Streptomyces spororaveus genome includes a region encoding these proteins:
- a CDS encoding ABC transporter substrate-binding protein codes for MPAPRLRTALVAAFLALTTAPLGACGNEPVAEPRTPAVATSAADAGGMGALTAAAKKEGSLNTIALPRDWANYGALIDGFEKKYGIKVNVENPEGTSQDEINALKERRRDGRAPDVIDVGGSFAQSAARQGLLAPYEVAAFDRIPEEQKDKHARWYNNYGGYISIGCDAKRVKTCPSTFADLRKPEYKGQVSLNGDPTRSGSAFAGVYAAALANGGSFDDIQPGIDFFAELSKNGNFNPVESSPDTIAKGQTPISIDWDFLNLGYADQFREKGADVDWRTAIPFDGSFAEYYANGVNKDAPHPAAARLWQEYLFSPEGQNLRLGAYARPVLMDAMAADGTLDKAAAENLPTVEGTPEFPTEAQREKARETVNRNWPTAVAS; via the coding sequence GTGCCCGCACCCCGTCTCCGGACAGCCCTCGTCGCCGCCTTCCTGGCCCTCACGACGGCGCCCCTCGGCGCCTGCGGGAACGAGCCCGTCGCCGAGCCCAGGACACCCGCGGTGGCCACCTCGGCCGCGGACGCCGGGGGCATGGGGGCACTGACCGCGGCGGCGAAGAAGGAGGGCTCGCTCAACACGATCGCGCTCCCGCGCGACTGGGCTAACTACGGCGCGCTGATCGACGGCTTCGAGAAGAAGTACGGGATCAAGGTCAACGTGGAGAACCCGGAAGGTACCAGCCAGGACGAGATCAACGCCCTGAAGGAGCGCCGGCGGGACGGCCGCGCCCCCGACGTGATCGACGTGGGCGGCTCGTTCGCGCAGTCGGCGGCCCGGCAGGGCCTGCTCGCTCCGTACGAGGTCGCCGCGTTCGACCGGATCCCCGAGGAACAGAAGGACAAGCACGCGCGCTGGTACAACAACTACGGCGGCTACATCTCGATCGGCTGTGACGCCAAGCGGGTGAAGACCTGCCCCTCGACCTTCGCCGACCTGCGCAAGCCCGAGTACAAGGGCCAGGTCTCGCTCAACGGCGACCCCACCAGGTCCGGCTCCGCCTTCGCCGGCGTGTACGCGGCGGCCCTGGCGAACGGCGGGTCCTTCGACGACATCCAGCCCGGGATCGACTTCTTCGCCGAGCTCAGCAAGAACGGCAATTTCAACCCGGTCGAATCCTCGCCGGACACGATCGCGAAGGGCCAGACCCCGATCAGCATCGACTGGGACTTCCTCAACCTCGGATACGCCGACCAGTTCCGCGAGAAGGGCGCGGACGTCGACTGGCGGACCGCCATCCCCTTCGACGGCAGCTTCGCCGAGTACTACGCGAACGGGGTGAACAAGGACGCCCCGCACCCCGCGGCGGCCCGTCTGTGGCAGGAGTACCTCTTCAGCCCGGAGGGCCAGAACCTCCGGCTCGGCGCCTACGCACGCCCCGTCCTCATGGACGCCATGGCGGCGGACGGCACCCTCGACAAGGCTGCCGCGGAGAATCTGCCGACGGTCGAGGGCACACCGGAGTTCCCGACCGAGGCGCAGCGGGAGAAGGCGCGCGAGACCGTCAACCGCAACTGGCCCACGGCCGTCGCGAGCTGA
- a CDS encoding SpoIIE family protein phosphatase, translated as MRSVAGEVFLLQLAVVVLLVAAAVLALVVQARSSAMLDARHRTLAAAGTFAESPGIVSAVRGPHPSAVLQPSAQAAAKIAGVDGINVYTLDGVTLAHSDPRQIGKRVVGPFAEAAAGRSFTETFPGSLGQSVVSVVPVKDAGGKVIAVVSSPVTVQNVQSMVNGQLPVVLGTAAGVLALSAGGTALVSRRLLRRTHGLGPAEMTSMYEHHDAVLHAVREGVLIIGGGGRLLLANDEARRLLDLPADAEGLPVTDLGLEEAIAELAASGRSATDELHMSADRLLAVNIRPTAPYGKAGTVVTLRDTTELRALAGRAEVARERLKLLYDAGVQVGTTLNVERTAEELAEVAVPRFADVVTVDLLDPVLRGEEPPETITEMRRTAAVGLQGDHPLSPVGELIRFGPSGPMAAGLAAGRAVLEADLRVTHRWRAQHQGNAVQILDRGIHSLIVVPLRARGVVLGMAGYWRGQDSPPFDGEDVSFAEELTARAAVSVDNARRYTREHNMAVTLQRSLLPRGVPEQSAVEVAHRYLAAQAGVGGDWFDVIPLPGTRVALVVGDVVGHGLHAAATMGRLRTAVYNFSTLDLPPDELLSHLDELVAHIDTDEQEWQGITGATCLCAIYDPVSGQVTAATAGHPGPALVGPDGTVSFPEVPVSPPLGLGAGLPMETVTLTLPEGSRLALFTDGLIEGRDRDPDAGLAALRAALSGPDRTPEETCTAIIDALLPARPSDDVALLVARTRRLDPGRIAEWDLAPEPAAVSPVRNACSRRLAEWGLEDIAFTTELILSELMTNAVRYGSEPIRVRLLYDRSLVCEVSDGSSTSPHLRRAADTDEGGRGLFLVAQFAERWGTRYTARGKIIWSEQALHDGAAPASMDLGEALLAAWDDEGF; from the coding sequence GTGCGGAGCGTGGCCGGCGAGGTGTTCCTGCTCCAGCTGGCCGTGGTGGTCCTGCTCGTCGCCGCCGCGGTTCTGGCGCTCGTGGTGCAGGCCCGGAGCTCGGCCATGCTGGACGCCCGGCACCGTACCCTCGCCGCCGCCGGGACGTTCGCGGAGTCTCCCGGGATCGTCTCCGCCGTGCGCGGCCCCCACCCGAGCGCGGTGCTCCAGCCGAGCGCCCAGGCCGCCGCGAAGATCGCCGGGGTCGACGGCATCAACGTGTACACGCTCGACGGGGTCACCCTCGCCCACAGCGACCCGCGGCAGATCGGCAAGCGCGTCGTCGGCCCCTTCGCCGAGGCCGCGGCCGGCAGGTCCTTCACCGAGACGTTCCCCGGGTCCCTGGGGCAGTCCGTGGTCTCCGTGGTTCCCGTCAAGGACGCCGGGGGCAAGGTCATCGCCGTCGTCTCCTCTCCGGTCACGGTCCAGAACGTCCAGAGCATGGTGAACGGGCAGCTGCCGGTCGTCCTCGGTACCGCGGCCGGGGTGCTCGCCCTGTCCGCGGGCGGGACCGCCCTGGTGAGCCGCCGCCTGCTGCGCCGGACCCACGGCCTGGGGCCGGCCGAGATGACGAGCATGTACGAGCACCACGACGCGGTGCTGCACGCGGTGCGCGAGGGCGTACTGATCATCGGCGGCGGTGGACGGCTGCTGCTCGCCAACGACGAGGCGCGGCGGCTGCTCGATCTGCCGGCGGACGCGGAGGGGCTGCCCGTCACGGACCTGGGACTGGAGGAGGCGATCGCCGAGCTGGCCGCGTCGGGCCGGTCCGCGACCGACGAGCTGCACATGTCGGCCGATCGGCTGCTGGCGGTGAACATCCGGCCCACCGCCCCCTACGGGAAGGCCGGGACCGTCGTCACCCTGCGGGACACCACCGAGCTGCGGGCGCTCGCCGGGCGGGCCGAGGTGGCCCGCGAGCGGCTGAAGCTGCTGTACGACGCGGGGGTGCAGGTCGGCACGACTCTGAACGTGGAGCGCACCGCGGAGGAGCTGGCGGAGGTGGCGGTCCCGCGGTTCGCCGACGTGGTCACGGTCGACCTGCTGGACCCGGTGCTGCGCGGCGAGGAACCTCCCGAGACGATCACGGAGATGCGCCGTACCGCCGCCGTCGGTCTTCAGGGCGACCATCCGCTCTCACCCGTCGGCGAGCTGATCCGGTTCGGGCCCTCCGGCCCGATGGCCGCCGGGCTGGCCGCGGGCCGCGCCGTCCTGGAGGCCGACCTGCGCGTCACCCACCGCTGGCGGGCCCAGCACCAGGGCAACGCCGTGCAGATCCTGGACCGCGGCATCCACTCCCTGATCGTCGTGCCCCTGCGGGCCCGGGGCGTGGTGCTGGGCATGGCCGGCTACTGGCGGGGGCAGGACTCCCCGCCGTTCGACGGGGAGGACGTGTCCTTCGCCGAGGAGCTGACCGCCCGGGCGGCGGTGTCCGTCGACAACGCCCGCCGCTACACCCGCGAGCACAACATGGCCGTGACCCTGCAGCGCAGCCTGCTGCCCCGGGGCGTACCGGAGCAGTCCGCCGTCGAGGTCGCGCACCGCTATCTGGCCGCCCAGGCCGGGGTGGGCGGTGACTGGTTCGACGTCATCCCGCTGCCCGGTACGCGGGTGGCCCTGGTGGTCGGCGACGTGGTCGGGCACGGGCTGCACGCCGCCGCCACCATGGGCCGCCTGCGCACCGCCGTGTACAACTTCTCCACTCTCGACCTGCCGCCGGACGAACTCCTGAGCCACCTGGACGAGCTGGTCGCGCACATCGACACCGACGAGCAGGAGTGGCAGGGGATCACCGGGGCCACGTGCCTGTGCGCCATCTACGATCCCGTCTCGGGTCAGGTGACCGCGGCCACCGCGGGGCATCCGGGCCCCGCTCTGGTCGGCCCCGACGGGACCGTGTCCTTCCCGGAGGTGCCGGTATCCCCGCCGCTGGGGCTGGGCGCGGGGCTGCCCATGGAGACCGTGACGCTCACCCTGCCCGAGGGCTCCCGGCTGGCGCTGTTCACCGACGGGCTGATCGAGGGCCGCGACCGCGATCCGGACGCCGGCCTGGCAGCGCTGCGCGCCGCCCTGTCCGGGCCCGACCGCACCCCGGAGGAAACCTGCACCGCGATCATCGACGCGCTGCTGCCGGCCAGGCCGAGCGACGACGTCGCGCTGCTGGTGGCCCGTACCCGCCGGCTGGATCCGGGGCGGATCGCCGAGTGGGACCTGGCCCCGGAACCGGCGGCGGTGTCCCCGGTGCGCAACGCCTGTTCCCGCCGGCTGGCGGAGTGGGGCCTGGAGGACATCGCCTTCACCACGGAGCTCATCCTCAGCGAGCTGATGACCAACGCCGTCCGCTACGGCAGCGAGCCCATCCGGGTGAGGCTGCTGTACGACCGCAGTCTGGTCTGCGAGGTCTCCGACGGGTCCAGCACCTCCCCGCACCTGCGCCGGGCCGCGGACACCGACGAGGGCGGCCGCGGCCTGTTCCTCGTCGCGCAGTTCGCCGAGCGCTGGGGCACCCGGTACACCGCCCGCGGGAAGATCATCTGGAGCGAGCAGGCGCTTCACGACGGGGCCGCGCCGGCCTCGATGGATCTCGGGGAGGCGCTGCTGGCCGCGTGGGACGACGAGGGGTTCTGA
- a CDS encoding peroxidase family protein, with translation MDEVERYERYVGGSPEAERRVFQRLAGDLLRVQLKVKKRSGSPTLERTFHAKAVLGVENARLTFREDLPKALRAGFASPGAEYPVTVRLSNASGVRQPDSAPDLRGAALRVEVGSGETHDLLMTSFPVSHARDAREFVAFARAMAGADTRLRKGIALFVTLPLAVGWPTAVRMRRNVVAGTRRTVSSLALETYWSRGAILWGDAGPVRYQLRPVADAPAAPAAAPSDPDHLRRELSQRLRRTDVVFELCVQRYVDARRTSVEDGAAEWKEEDAPVVPVATLVVPRQDVDTAEARACASRVDQLAFNPWHTTEDFRPLGNLNRARKLAYEASSAHRAGLRFVTVEPRRNAVLGAPLRAAFRVVNRVVPWHRLPTPLGLLNLMAFRQTLRRENLIDTEAHEAPPRAEPAVDGPLSGELLVRRSYDGTFNDLSAPRMGAVGATFGRTMPPVYRPDRFDTPNPVTVSRELLQRDAFIPATSLNIIAAAWIQFQVHDWVKHRRLPVGVKSVEVPLPPGETWQNTPGGPRERVMRFGADEPVSGPGGERSPIVFASEVSHWWDGSEVYGGEHFTADRLREAGGGAALRLEDGHLPNGSGGGPLTGFADNWWLGLSAMHTLFAREHNTVCEALRREYPRMDEDRVYHTARLVVSALIAKIHTVEWTPAILATETLDIGMKTNWQGPPKKWLDQLGVWLLEANGRDGIPKTLPDHHGAPYSLTEEFVTVYRMHPLIPDDYELADHRFGRRLDTLSFTDLQGAAAEPLIRKTGLVNTLYSLGIAHPGAITLHNFPRTLQAFERDGEVIDLSVVDLVRTRRRGVPRYNDFRAGLHKPRIRRFEDLSSDPRTVARLRDVYRSVDDIDTVVGLFAENPPTGFGFSDTAFRVFILMASRRLQSDRFLTVDFRPEVYTPLGMDWVERNGMTSVILRHCPELAGILPRAASAFAPWRPVQPARNNSGRG, from the coding sequence ATGGATGAGGTCGAGCGGTACGAGCGCTACGTCGGCGGCAGCCCGGAGGCCGAACGGCGGGTCTTCCAGCGACTCGCAGGGGACCTCCTGCGGGTGCAGCTCAAGGTGAAGAAACGCAGCGGTTCCCCCACGCTCGAACGGACCTTCCACGCCAAGGCGGTACTCGGTGTGGAGAACGCCCGTCTGACGTTCCGCGAGGACCTCCCCAAGGCCCTGCGCGCGGGTTTCGCCAGCCCCGGAGCCGAGTATCCCGTCACGGTCCGGCTGTCCAATGCCAGCGGTGTCCGTCAGCCCGACTCCGCGCCCGATCTGCGCGGGGCGGCGCTGCGGGTCGAGGTGGGCTCCGGCGAGACCCACGATCTGCTGATGACCAGCTTCCCGGTCTCCCATGCCCGCGACGCCCGGGAGTTCGTCGCTTTCGCGCGGGCCATGGCGGGCGCCGACACACGGCTCCGCAAGGGCATCGCGCTGTTCGTCACGCTGCCCCTGGCGGTCGGCTGGCCCACGGCCGTCCGCATGCGGCGCAACGTCGTCGCGGGAACCAGGCGCACGGTGTCCAGCCTGGCGCTGGAGACGTACTGGAGTCGCGGCGCGATCCTGTGGGGCGACGCGGGGCCGGTGCGCTATCAGCTGCGGCCCGTCGCGGACGCCCCGGCGGCCCCGGCGGCGGCGCCCTCTGATCCCGATCACCTGCGGCGTGAGCTCTCGCAGCGGCTGCGGCGGACGGACGTCGTCTTCGAGCTCTGCGTCCAGCGCTACGTGGACGCCCGGCGCACCTCCGTCGAGGACGGCGCGGCCGAGTGGAAGGAGGAGGACGCCCCCGTCGTGCCGGTGGCCACACTGGTCGTCCCGCGCCAGGACGTAGACACCGCCGAAGCACGTGCCTGCGCGTCGCGGGTCGACCAGCTGGCGTTCAACCCCTGGCACACCACGGAGGACTTCCGCCCCCTGGGAAACCTCAACCGTGCCCGCAAGCTCGCCTACGAGGCGAGCAGCGCTCACCGCGCGGGCCTCCGCTTCGTGACCGTCGAACCGCGGCGCAACGCAGTGCTCGGGGCACCGCTCCGCGCCGCGTTCCGCGTCGTGAACCGCGTCGTCCCCTGGCACCGGCTGCCCACCCCGCTCGGTCTGCTCAACCTCATGGCCTTCCGGCAGACGTTGCGCCGGGAGAACCTCATCGACACCGAAGCCCACGAGGCCCCGCCCAGGGCCGAGCCGGCGGTGGACGGTCCGCTCAGTGGGGAGCTGCTGGTCAGGCGCAGTTACGACGGCACGTTCAACGATCTGTCGGCCCCGCGGATGGGTGCCGTCGGCGCGACCTTCGGGCGCACCATGCCGCCCGTCTACCGCCCGGACCGGTTCGACACGCCCAATCCCGTCACCGTCAGCAGGGAACTGCTCCAGCGTGACGCGTTCATCCCCGCGACGTCGCTGAACATCATCGCCGCGGCGTGGATCCAGTTCCAGGTGCACGACTGGGTCAAGCACCGGAGGCTTCCGGTCGGTGTCAAGAGCGTGGAGGTGCCGCTGCCGCCCGGTGAGACCTGGCAGAACACCCCGGGCGGACCGCGGGAGAGGGTGATGCGCTTCGGTGCGGACGAACCGGTGAGCGGACCCGGCGGCGAGCGGTCGCCGATCGTGTTCGCCAGCGAGGTCTCGCACTGGTGGGACGGCTCGGAGGTCTACGGCGGTGAACACTTCACCGCGGATCGGCTCCGGGAGGCCGGCGGCGGCGCCGCGCTCCGGCTGGAGGACGGGCACCTGCCGAACGGCTCGGGCGGCGGCCCGCTCACCGGGTTCGCCGACAACTGGTGGCTCGGCCTCAGCGCCATGCACACCCTGTTCGCCCGTGAGCACAACACGGTGTGCGAAGCCCTGCGGCGCGAGTATCCGCGTATGGACGAGGACCGCGTCTACCACACGGCGCGGCTGGTCGTCTCCGCCCTGATCGCGAAGATCCACACGGTCGAGTGGACCCCCGCGATCCTCGCCACCGAGACGCTCGACATCGGCATGAAGACCAACTGGCAGGGGCCGCCGAAGAAGTGGCTCGACCAGCTGGGCGTGTGGCTGCTGGAGGCGAACGGGCGCGACGGCATCCCCAAGACCCTGCCGGACCACCACGGAGCCCCGTACTCCCTCACGGAGGAGTTCGTCACCGTCTACCGGATGCACCCGCTGATCCCCGACGACTACGAACTCGCCGACCACCGGTTCGGCCGCCGGCTCGACACCCTGAGCTTCACCGACCTCCAGGGCGCGGCCGCCGAGCCCCTCATCCGCAAGACCGGCCTGGTGAACACCCTGTACTCGCTGGGCATCGCCCACCCGGGGGCGATCACCCTCCACAACTTCCCGCGCACGCTCCAGGCCTTCGAACGGGACGGTGAGGTGATCGACCTCTCCGTGGTCGACCTGGTGCGCACCCGGCGCCGCGGCGTCCCGCGCTACAACGATTTCCGCGCGGGCCTGCACAAGCCGCGGATCCGGCGGTTCGAGGACCTCTCCTCCGATCCGCGGACGGTCGCCCGGCTCCGGGACGTGTACCGCTCGGTGGACGACATCGACACCGTCGTGGGGCTGTTCGCCGAGAATCCGCCCACGGGCTTCGGCTTCAGCGACACCGCCTTCCGGGTGTTCATCCTGATGGCCAGCCGGCGGCTGCAGAGCGACCGTTTCCTCACGGTCGACTTCCGGCCCGAGGTCTATACGCCCCTCGGCATGGACTGGGTCGAACGGAACGGCATGACGAGCGTCATCCTGCGGCACTGCCCCGAGCTGGCGGGCATCCTGCCGCGCGCGGCCAGTGCGTTCGCACCGTGGCGTCCGGTCCAGCCCGCGCGCAACAACAGCGGCCGCGGCTGA
- a CDS encoding vWA domain-containing protein — protein sequence MSLPGFAPDNTRLITATGQGLVAGNRLALSTRRLPAETAGVLLARGVGSDRSVAVRLVPVPQLPEDVLVVPEQLAMEYGLAEAPWKLRPVEAAVPAAVELESPAELSLDEATRRVQNSTLLSGHVFVHGDGQGHADEWIDVDGHPFRVRSVADRSGQALNGLVSIGAQTKISVFAPGVRSAVDIVVLADCSGSMGANDIPDAREGFRIRRDLRVTRMEALKRALRTMIDARAQVDGLVTRFALVRFDLTTQVLFPGRDGMAEVTTAPGDRSLEQLRGAVTLLKHGDQPTDIGKALHRAGELLYRHGVPDNDKLIVLVSDGAHWAPMSEDRSGESVVGTEDPVSTMEELHTELGIRLHAVGISDQTLFGRWWEDYCKQQKVRAEPPLHLVPNHELLQQLADVAGGDRHRIGGVDVLEEYFAELGSGVVRSVGSPAQRRLPALQLDPGAVAAVPGRPMVDPSRRERWEARVETVLGLYSEICAASVPRLGYALFDAAPPVDLQRLRRITVSHMDFTAWLAAADKVFHERLHTSVRFPKQDPKYVAKLPLPALAEPLWDGRLGEVHGLRNFFLHNPEHEKRTEEKNRQVGEVLLKHTGMYAVGEEDAEGWQRLQGGLLGNLEGMLSEVLELLVSPPPGQGERAPAPVGSAAPGAPASSAPPVVLGVVQQGW from the coding sequence ATGAGTCTCCCCGGTTTTGCGCCGGACAACACGCGGCTGATCACGGCCACCGGGCAGGGGCTCGTGGCAGGCAACCGGCTGGCCCTGTCCACGCGCCGGCTCCCGGCGGAGACCGCGGGTGTGCTCCTGGCGCGCGGCGTCGGCTCCGACCGGTCCGTGGCCGTACGGCTGGTCCCCGTCCCCCAGCTGCCCGAGGACGTACTGGTCGTTCCGGAACAGCTGGCCATGGAGTACGGGCTGGCGGAGGCGCCGTGGAAACTGAGGCCCGTGGAAGCGGCGGTGCCGGCGGCGGTGGAGCTGGAGTCACCGGCCGAACTCTCCCTGGACGAGGCGACCCGGCGCGTACAGAACTCGACGCTGCTGTCCGGCCACGTCTTCGTACACGGGGACGGTCAGGGACACGCGGACGAGTGGATCGACGTCGACGGGCACCCCTTCCGGGTGCGCTCCGTTGCCGACCGGTCCGGTCAGGCGCTGAACGGACTGGTCAGCATCGGCGCGCAGACGAAGATCAGCGTGTTCGCCCCGGGGGTGCGGAGCGCTGTCGACATCGTGGTGCTGGCCGACTGCAGCGGCTCCATGGGGGCCAACGACATCCCCGATGCGCGGGAAGGCTTCCGCATCCGCCGGGACCTCCGAGTGACCCGGATGGAAGCACTCAAGAGAGCCCTGCGCACCATGATCGACGCACGGGCCCAGGTGGACGGCCTGGTCACGCGGTTCGCCCTCGTGCGGTTCGACCTCACCACCCAGGTTCTCTTCCCCGGCCGGGACGGCATGGCCGAGGTGACGACCGCTCCCGGCGACCGGAGTCTGGAGCAGCTGCGCGGTGCCGTCACCCTGCTCAAACACGGTGACCAGCCCACCGACATCGGAAAGGCCCTGCACCGGGCCGGGGAGCTGCTCTACCGGCACGGCGTCCCCGACAACGACAAGCTCATCGTCCTCGTGAGCGACGGTGCGCACTGGGCGCCGATGAGCGAGGACCGAAGCGGCGAGTCGGTCGTCGGCACGGAAGACCCGGTGTCGACGATGGAGGAACTCCACACGGAGCTCGGCATCCGGCTCCACGCGGTGGGGATCAGCGACCAGACGCTCTTCGGCCGGTGGTGGGAGGACTACTGCAAGCAGCAGAAGGTACGTGCCGAGCCGCCCCTGCACCTGGTCCCCAACCACGAACTGCTCCAGCAGCTGGCCGACGTCGCGGGCGGCGACCGGCACCGCATCGGCGGGGTGGACGTGCTGGAGGAGTACTTCGCGGAGCTGGGCAGCGGCGTCGTCAGGTCTGTCGGCTCCCCGGCGCAGAGACGGCTGCCCGCGCTGCAGCTCGACCCCGGCGCCGTCGCCGCCGTGCCCGGCCGGCCGATGGTCGACCCCTCCCGGCGCGAGCGCTGGGAGGCGCGGGTGGAGACCGTCCTCGGGCTCTACTCGGAGATCTGCGCGGCATCGGTGCCCCGGCTCGGTTACGCGCTGTTCGACGCGGCGCCGCCGGTCGATCTGCAGCGGCTGCGCCGGATCACCGTGAGCCACATGGACTTCACCGCTTGGCTGGCGGCCGCCGACAAGGTGTTCCACGAACGCCTCCACACATCCGTCCGTTTCCCCAAGCAGGACCCGAAGTACGTGGCGAAACTCCCCTTGCCCGCCCTCGCGGAGCCGTTGTGGGACGGGCGGTTGGGAGAAGTGCACGGACTGCGCAACTTCTTCCTCCACAACCCGGAACACGAGAAGCGGACGGAGGAGAAGAACCGCCAGGTCGGAGAAGTGCTCTTGAAGCACACGGGGATGTACGCGGTGGGCGAGGAGGACGCCGAGGGCTGGCAGAGGCTGCAGGGAGGCCTCCTCGGCAACCTGGAGGGGATGCTGAGCGAAGTCCTCGAACTGCTGGTCTCCCCGCCGCCCGGCCAGGGGGAGCGCGCACCCGCCCCCGTCGGGTCGGCCGCCCCTGGCGCCCCTGCATCGTCCGCGCCGCCGGTCGTACTCGGTGTCGTACAGCAGGGCTGGTGA
- a CDS encoding KH domain-containing protein yields MTTAHAAAAVPVMLDLRAHRKVPGSPDGYMALWELLEPVLVTLDPRSGPRVRLDLGEEGEVGVWFLSPATAPVPFSAATPFAVRGVLEPPRVRYVCDTCRASGTTTYAPFTCTGCGTKERPGRVCDAHAVFLEGSLRASCVRHEPTCRCGRPGRGWCGGPRCRSGRAWCDDHLVPHPGDASLAYCVDCHADRFPACERPGCPATGHIRCEHLGLDDARACGRRVCGEHVMRWQIYGARSKGLALCGRHHRDLRGSAPEALVALVVAGTVARSQARRGNRSGGRRAAFLPRIGIVRHIFINTCQRVLDMGAVDALFVRLQDDLRRRGGRDGGNLVQTALRLLDEQAASRREDVQRFRDSHEEGRGHFARLRTLLQQSGKHELADAVTFSDYRRKSNILFVRVPQDMRSRFIGTGGAVVQELRTRLGINIQLERE; encoded by the coding sequence ATGACCACGGCACATGCCGCGGCCGCCGTGCCCGTCATGCTGGATCTGCGCGCCCACCGGAAGGTGCCCGGCTCGCCCGATGGCTACATGGCGTTGTGGGAGCTGCTGGAGCCCGTCCTGGTGACGCTCGACCCCCGGTCGGGACCACGGGTGCGGCTGGACCTCGGGGAGGAGGGAGAGGTCGGGGTCTGGTTCCTCAGCCCGGCCACGGCGCCCGTACCCTTCAGCGCGGCGACCCCCTTCGCCGTACGCGGAGTTCTGGAGCCGCCGAGGGTCAGGTACGTCTGCGACACGTGCCGGGCCTCCGGAACGACCACCTACGCCCCGTTCACCTGCACCGGCTGCGGCACCAAGGAGAGGCCCGGCCGGGTGTGCGACGCCCACGCGGTCTTCCTGGAAGGCAGCCTCCGGGCGTCCTGCGTCCGGCACGAACCCACCTGCCGGTGCGGCCGGCCGGGCCGCGGCTGGTGCGGGGGCCCGCGCTGCCGTTCGGGGCGGGCGTGGTGCGACGACCACCTCGTGCCGCACCCCGGGGACGCCTCGCTGGCCTACTGCGTGGACTGCCACGCCGACCGCTTCCCCGCCTGCGAACGGCCCGGTTGCCCGGCCACGGGTCACATCCGCTGCGAGCACCTCGGCCTGGACGACGCGCGCGCCTGCGGCCGTCGCGTCTGTGGCGAGCACGTCATGCGGTGGCAGATCTACGGAGCGCGGAGCAAGGGGCTCGCGCTGTGCGGCCGGCACCACAGGGACTTGCGCGGTTCCGCTCCCGAGGCCCTGGTCGCCCTCGTCGTGGCGGGTACCGTGGCGCGTTCCCAGGCTCGCCGTGGCAACCGGTCCGGCGGACGCAGGGCGGCGTTCCTGCCGCGGATCGGCATCGTCCGGCACATCTTCATCAACACCTGCCAGCGCGTCCTCGACATGGGGGCCGTCGACGCCCTGTTCGTACGGCTCCAGGACGATCTGCGGCGCCGCGGCGGCCGGGACGGCGGCAACCTCGTCCAGACGGCTCTGCGCCTGCTCGACGAACAGGCGGCGTCACGCCGCGAGGACGTGCAGCGGTTCCGCGACAGCCACGAAGAAGGACGGGGGCACTTCGCACGGCTGCGGACGCTGCTGCAGCAGTCCGGAAAGCACGAGCTCGCGGATGCCGTCACGTTCTCCGACTACAGGCGCAAGAGCAACATCCTCTTCGTACGGGTCCCCCAGGACATGCGCAGCCGGTTCATCGGCACCGGCGGCGCGGTGGTGCAGGAACTGCGGACGCGGCTCGGTATCAACATCCAATTGGAGCGGGAATGA